One Zeugodacus cucurbitae isolate PBARC_wt_2022May chromosome 3, idZeuCucr1.2, whole genome shotgun sequence genomic region harbors:
- the LOC105219792 gene encoding cytoplasmic dynein 2 light intermediate chain 1: MKGQIIHTGIQFFKRISKMFEKRDNKQAGDKRETIQDIAIKLAEEQLRTLQAESGPKERTVFVLGSKGAGKSTALHKFFEREDNPRPTLALEYSYGRRTSGTQKQVLNVWELGALDNAEQLISVPLRTHGLENFAAIIMLDLSQPKRVWPELERIYQALRSTSNKLLSVDAEQMYRERMADRLKKDHNDLESLELMPFPIVIVGSKYDLFKDYDAELKQHICRCLRSMAHLIGGSVLFYSNKIPKLAKTLRDTISHLGFGSPTHPFRAHVTDSADALSIWFGTDSWDQIGSVGVLSVERIGSLLAAEAPQLNEVAKKRSAKSKTHMNDPAKDPGFRESVIDEMRAQKDKELQAIIKESQLRGQFESIV; the protein is encoded by the exons ATGAAAGGACAAATTATACACACTGGCATACAATTCTTTAAAAGAATCTCAAAAATGTTTGAGAAACGAGATAATAAACAAGCAGGCGATAAACGTGAGACTATACAAGATATCGCCATAAAATTAGCTGAGGAACAATTGCGTACCTTGCAAGCGGAGAGTGGACCTAAGGAGCGCACCGTTTTCGTTTTGGGCAGCAAAGGTGCC GGCAAATCCACAGCGCTGCATAAATTCTTCGAACGCGAGGACAATCCGCGACCCACACTTGCTTTGGAATATTCGTACGGCCGCCGCACGAGTGGCACACAAAAGCAGGTGCTGAATGTTTGGGAACTCGGCGCGTTGGACAATGCAGAGCAATTGATTTCAGTGCCCTTACGCACACATGGACTCGAGAACTTTGCGGCCATTATAATGTTGGATCTCTCGCAGCCGAAGCGCGTCTGGCCTGAATTGGAGCGCATATATCAGGCATTACGCAGTACCAGCAATAAACTATTGAGCGTGGACGCGGAGCAAATGTATCGCGAGCGCATGGCAGATCGGCTCAAAAAGGATCACAACGATTTGGAGAGTCTCGAATTGATGCCATTCCCAATAGTGATAGTTGGTAGCAAATATGATCTGTTCAAAGATTACG ATGCTGAGCTAAAACAACATATTTGTCGTTGTCTGCGTTCCATGGCACATCTTATTGGCGGCAGCGTGCTCTTTTATTCCAATAAAATACCGAAATTAGCGAAAACCCTACGCGATACAATAAGTCACTTGGGTTTCGGCAGTCCAACGCATCCATTTCGCGCGCATGTGACCGACAGCGCGGATGCTTTGTCCATTTGGTTCGGCACCGATAGCTGGGATCAGATCGGCAGCGTTGGTGTGCTAAGTGTTGAGCGTATCGGCTCACTGTTAGCTGCCGAGGCGCCACAGCTAAATGAGGTGGCCAAGAAGCGTTCtgcaaaatcgaaaacacatatgAATGATCCCGCCAAGGATCCAGGGTTTCGTGAGAGCGTCATCGATGAGATGCGCGCACAGAAGGATAAAGAGCTGCAAGCGATTATTAAGGAATCACAATTGCGTGGACAGTTCGAGTCAATTGTTTAA
- the LOC105219788 gene encoding vacuolar protein sorting-associated protein 54, whose product MATTENAASATLNSVDDVAQITKVGTHIGATKQMSGATLTTNVTRCWETCYYCPCETFKTSADFVKHLRERHCTREGGSYVCRYGFNGVCPSLPLDGVSDRDYDAHVAKYHVNQLTRELPPEWSVFSAAQNLPAVLNDPSRGKQSNLFTKKWGDTFVEKTHIPQTPRLPEITYADFDKYIAKIGKRYRRHERMCAQQTPAALAEREAKTPTSPTHTVSLSAIPDIFLKEQLNLNHAATFALVFPSIGATTSEENKQSGRVLQEQLSHYLDIVEVKIAHQVSQKSAAFFHAMTSQDAIMAEMKEAASNVRELRASLRTLHQSAVVDSFRVMRFAQRRQNFEETLDKLSLMATVHKTQPMLQLLLGTQDYVAALDLIGTTQEILTQELIGIHCFKHLPMQLNEMEKLIDKMLTTEFERYATADLNRPLCDVLNETESVCAEEDKLVCIVMGLLRKKNFSFVTAYKDEAIVTIRAIIKQLVIEVIASSDAELCLTGAGEEAQSLSISEWIALLKKATVALLTVLQRIRAVTGIMRQTTDAAAGGAVNGAQEGAVNLIDSEAFLTAADHANVTERLDELLVAVCHYCHERCANLVSTQSLERTVATADEIEQLTAIVDEFSAGCEDICGAPSVPLKVAAKVQASRFANHFHTERKRKLALLLDSERWRQVDIPNEFQKIIDRMGAQDFQQPASKSFADSLGATLNGHSNNSSSTKLQANPVLLVEGKPFSLVSAALLLVQMLSDYCHCATRLPILASYLSRNVVDLLRTFNSRSCQLVIGAGAMRVAGLKTITSTNLALVSRALQLVLWLLPRIKSHFAAYDAHAVSGFDSIEKDFHSHIKEIENKIYGIVTERVAMQLEQWDARPPIPSQTFRNISRHLVKLHEAIAPILPEQQIHTIYGIVHRNFKDKLREQLLKLNIINNGGPQHGVVTSELTFYMETLRTLKALPHAELSDDILELIWTF is encoded by the exons ATGGCCACAACAGAAAACGCTGCCAGTGCAACGCTAAATAGTGTGGATGATGTGGCCCAAATAACGAAAGTTGGCACACATATTGGTGCAACGAAACAGATGTCAGGTgcaacattaacaacaaatgTGACACGCTGTTGGGAAACATGTTACTATTGCCCCTGTGAAACGTTCAAAACCTCCGCTGATTTTGTCAA GCACTTACGTGAACGACATTGTACGCGTGAAGGTGGTTCGTATGTTTGTCGCTATGGCTTTAATGGCGTGTGTCCTTCGCTGCCGTTGGATGGTGTGTCAGATCGTGATTACGATGCACATGTCGCTAAATATCATGTGAATCAATTGACACGTGAACTACCACCGGAATGGTCCGTATTTTCGGCAGCACAAAATCTACCAGCCGTGCTCAACGATCCATCACGTGGTAAACAAAGTAATCTCTTCACAAAAAAGTGGGGCGACACCTTTGTAGAGAAAACACATATACCACAGACGCCACGTTTGCCCGAAATTACCTATGCAGATTTCGATAAGTACATAGCGAAAATTGGTAAACGTTATCGTCGTCATGAACGCATGTGTGCACAACAAACACCGGCCGCATTGGCGGAACGTGAGGCTAAAACGCCAACATCACCAACACACACCGTCAGCCTTAGCGCCATACCGGATATATTTCTCAAAGagcaattgaatttaaatcatgCAGCGACCTTCGCGCTTGTATTCCCTAGCATTGGTGCCACAACGAGTGAGGAGAATAAACAGTCTGGCCGCGTGTTGCAAGAGCAATTATCGCATTATCTAGATATTGTTGAGGTGAAAATAGCGCATCAAGTATCGCAGAAATCCGCCGCTTTCTTTCACGCCATGACCTCACAAGACGCCATTATGGCTGAGATGAAAGAAGCGGCCAGCAATGTGCGTGAATTGCGCGCCTCGCTGCGTACGCTACACCAATCTGCGGTGGTGGACTCATTTCGTGTGATGCGTTTTGCGCAGCGTAGACAAAACTTTGAGGAAACGCTCGATAAGCTCAGCCTCATGGCAACGGTGCATAAAACGCAACCAATGCTGCAACTGCTGCTGGGCACGCAGGACTACGTGGCAGCGCTGGATCTAATAg GCACCACGCAAGAGATACTAACGCAGGAGCTCATTGGCATACACTGTTTCAAGCATCTACCCATGCAgctaaatgaaatggaaaagcTAATTGACAAAATGCTCACAACGGAATTCGAGCGTTATGCCACGGCGGATCTCAATCGACCGCTTTGTGATGTGCTCAACGAAACGGAGAGCGTATGCGCCGAGGAGGACAAACTGGTGTGTATTGTCATGGGTTTGCTGCGAAAAAAGAATTTCTCTTTTGTCACGGCGTACAAGGACGAGGCGATTGTAACCATACGTGCCATCATCAAGCAGCTCGTTATCGAGGTGATAGCTTCCAGCGATGCAGAACTCTGTCTGACCGGTGCCGGCGAAGAGGCACAAAGTCTCTCGATCAGCGAATGGATTGCGCTGCTAAAGAAAGCCACCGTGGCGCTGCTAACGGTTTTACAACGCATACGCGCCGTTACGGGCATAATGCGACAGACAACGGATGCGGCTGCGGGCGGCGCAGTGAATGGCGCGCAAGAGGGTGCTGTCAATTTAATAGACTCGGAGGCATTTTTAACGGCAGCCGATCATGCAAATGTAACGGAACGGCTGGATGAGCTGCTGGTGGCGGTGTGCCACTATTGTCATGAGCGCTGTGCGAATTTGGTATCCACGCAAAGTTTGGAGCGCACTGTTGCCACAGCGGATGAGATCGAGCAGCTGACAGCGATTGTCGATGAGTTTAGTGCAGGTTGTGAGGACATCTGTGGCGCACCAAGCGTGCCGCTGAAG GTCGCCGCCAAAGTGCAGGCATCACGCTTCGCCAATCACTTTCACACCGAACGCAAGCGCAAACTGGCTTTACTGCTCGATTCGGAGCGTTGGCGTCAAGTCGACATACCCAATGAATTCCAAAAGATTATCGATCGCATGGGCGCGCAAGATTTCCAGCAGCCGGCAAGCAAATCATTCGCTGACAGCTTAGGCGCCACATTGAACGGACAcagtaacaacagcagcagcaccaaGCTGCAAGCCAATCCCGTGCTGCTCGTCGAAGGCAAACCGTTTAGTCTAGTCAGCGCCGCGCTGTTGCTGGTGCAAATGCTCAGCGATTACTGTCACTGCGCCACGCGCTTACCCATACTGGCGAGCTATTTGTCGCGCAACGTTGTCGATTTGCTGCGCACCTTCAACTCGCGCTCCTGCCAGCTGGTCATTGGCGCCGGCGCTATGCGTGTAGCCGGTCTCAAGACCATCACCAGCACCAATCTGGCATTGGTGTCACGCGCACTGCAACTTGTGCTCTGGCTGCTGCCGCGCATCAAGTCACATTTCGCCGCATACGATGCGCACGCCGTCTCAGGTTTTGACTCGATCGAAAAGGATTTTCACAGTCACATCaaagaaatcgaaaataaaatctaTGGCATTGTCACGGAACGTGTCGCCATGCAGCTGGAGCAATGGGATGCACGTCCGCCCATACCGTCGCAAACGTTTCGCAATATTTCGCGACATTTGGTGAAGTTGCACGAGGCGATTGCGCCCATACTGCCCGAACAGCAGATACACACGATCTACGGCATTGTGCATCGCAATTTCAAGGATAAGCTGAGAGAGCAATTGCTAAAGCTGAACATTATCAATAATGGTGGGCCGCAACATGGCGTGGTGACGTCAGAGTTGACATTTTATATGGAGACATTGCGTACGTTGAAAGCGCTGCCGCATGCGGAGCTAAGTGATGACATACTGGAGCTTATTTGGACATTCTAA
- the LOC105219791 gene encoding alpha-(1,3)-fucosyltransferase B-like isoform X1 produces MSYWWPFRSRYLPLTFGKRALLLFAFLSCLLIIWYIGQCNTQPIWKRVKNAHNAESSPCIVLWWTNIGVEKMALEEILCGYNKCFFTNNREYLPQAKAILFYASSLSWHDLPLPRQPEQIWALLHEESPRNVLEFLFEDTLQHFNYTSTFSRYSDFPLTINALPDITEITNPKYVVTIGSKNIARNQLAPILFLQSDCSTMSARTNYVEELMQYIPIDSYGRCLNNRQMPESLQHDFLNNLYTEAMYRFIGQYKFMISIENGVCEDYITEKYWRPLIAGTVPIYFGSPSIRDWEPHNHSTIYITDYQNPKELAKCILELDKNDNEYVKYLQHKYKQIKPITNQRLIEEFSVRNEEVMFFSKFACQVLQALWAQNAKVKMANRLHYNCPLPLPYPDMEKEPTELRSWNSLLKRAKCMAQSIDELLRINREFTEQELHDLTNEKMNHELC; encoded by the exons ATGAGTTATTGGTGGCCCTTTAGAAGCAGATATTTGCCACTTACCTTTGGCAAGCGTGCACTGCTGCTGTTTGCATTCCTCAGCTGCTTGCTCATTATTTGGTACATTGGG CAGTGCAATACGCAACCTATATGGAAGCGTGTTAAAAATGCACACAATGCTGAAAGCTCGCCATGTATTGTGCTTTGGTGGACTAATATTGGTGTTGAAAAAATGGCGCTCGAAGAGATACTATGTGGCTACAATAAATGCTTTTTCACCAACAATCGCGAATACTTGCCACAGGCAAAGGCCATACTATTTTATGCGAGCTCATTAAGTTGGCACGATTTGCCGTTGCCACGTCAGCCCGAACAAATTTGGGCTTTGCTGCACGAAGAATCACCACGAAATGTGCTGGAATTTCTATTTGAAGATACATTGCAACATTTCAACTACACATCCACATTTAGTCGTTACAGCGATTTTCCTTTAACAATAAATGCACTACCCGATATAACGGAAATAACCAATCCGAAATATGTGGTGACGATTGGAAGTAAAAATATTGCACGTAATCAATTAGCGCCTATACTCTTTCTGCAATCGGATTGTTCCACAATGTCGGCGCGTACCAATTATGTAGAGGAGCTAATGCAGTATATACCAATCGACTCCTATGGCCGTTGTTTGAATAATCGTCAAATGCCGGAAAG CTTACAACACGATTTCCTCAACAATCTCTATACCGAGGCGATGTATCGTTTTATCGGACAGTATAAATTTATGATCAGTATTGAGAATGGCGTCTGTGAAGACTACATAACCGAAAAGTATTGGCGACCACTGATTGCTGGCACAGTGCCCATCTACTTTGGCTCACCATCGATACGA GACTGGGAACCGCACAATCATTCCACAATTTACATAACCGACTACCAGAATCCCAAAGAACTGGCCAAATGTATATTAGAATTAGATAAAAATGACAATGAATATGTGAAGTACTTGCAacataagtacaaacaaattaagcCCATCACCAATCAACGTTTAATTGAAGAATTCTCTGTGCGCAATGAAGAGGTTATGTTTTTCTCCAAATTCGCTTGTCAAGTGTTGCAAGCTTTGTGGGCGCAGAATGCCAAAGTGAAAATGGCCAACCGCTTGCACTACAACTGTCCGCTGCCACTACCATATCCCGACATGGAAAAGGAACCCACTGAATTACGCTCCTGGAATAGTCTACTAAAGCGTGCAAAGTGCATGGCGCAGAGCATAGACGAGCTGTTGCGCATAAATCGTGAATTTACGGAGCAAGAATTGCATGATTTGACAAATGAGAAAATGAATCATGAATTGTGTTAG
- the LOC105219791 gene encoding alpha-(1,3)-fucosyltransferase B-like isoform X2, with protein MSYWWPFRSRYLPLTFGKRALLLFAFLSCLLIIWYIGCNTQPIWKRVKNAHNAESSPCIVLWWTNIGVEKMALEEILCGYNKCFFTNNREYLPQAKAILFYASSLSWHDLPLPRQPEQIWALLHEESPRNVLEFLFEDTLQHFNYTSTFSRYSDFPLTINALPDITEITNPKYVVTIGSKNIARNQLAPILFLQSDCSTMSARTNYVEELMQYIPIDSYGRCLNNRQMPESLQHDFLNNLYTEAMYRFIGQYKFMISIENGVCEDYITEKYWRPLIAGTVPIYFGSPSIRDWEPHNHSTIYITDYQNPKELAKCILELDKNDNEYVKYLQHKYKQIKPITNQRLIEEFSVRNEEVMFFSKFACQVLQALWAQNAKVKMANRLHYNCPLPLPYPDMEKEPTELRSWNSLLKRAKCMAQSIDELLRINREFTEQELHDLTNEKMNHELC; from the exons ATGAGTTATTGGTGGCCCTTTAGAAGCAGATATTTGCCACTTACCTTTGGCAAGCGTGCACTGCTGCTGTTTGCATTCCTCAGCTGCTTGCTCATTATTTGGTACATTGGG TGCAATACGCAACCTATATGGAAGCGTGTTAAAAATGCACACAATGCTGAAAGCTCGCCATGTATTGTGCTTTGGTGGACTAATATTGGTGTTGAAAAAATGGCGCTCGAAGAGATACTATGTGGCTACAATAAATGCTTTTTCACCAACAATCGCGAATACTTGCCACAGGCAAAGGCCATACTATTTTATGCGAGCTCATTAAGTTGGCACGATTTGCCGTTGCCACGTCAGCCCGAACAAATTTGGGCTTTGCTGCACGAAGAATCACCACGAAATGTGCTGGAATTTCTATTTGAAGATACATTGCAACATTTCAACTACACATCCACATTTAGTCGTTACAGCGATTTTCCTTTAACAATAAATGCACTACCCGATATAACGGAAATAACCAATCCGAAATATGTGGTGACGATTGGAAGTAAAAATATTGCACGTAATCAATTAGCGCCTATACTCTTTCTGCAATCGGATTGTTCCACAATGTCGGCGCGTACCAATTATGTAGAGGAGCTAATGCAGTATATACCAATCGACTCCTATGGCCGTTGTTTGAATAATCGTCAAATGCCGGAAAG CTTACAACACGATTTCCTCAACAATCTCTATACCGAGGCGATGTATCGTTTTATCGGACAGTATAAATTTATGATCAGTATTGAGAATGGCGTCTGTGAAGACTACATAACCGAAAAGTATTGGCGACCACTGATTGCTGGCACAGTGCCCATCTACTTTGGCTCACCATCGATACGA GACTGGGAACCGCACAATCATTCCACAATTTACATAACCGACTACCAGAATCCCAAAGAACTGGCCAAATGTATATTAGAATTAGATAAAAATGACAATGAATATGTGAAGTACTTGCAacataagtacaaacaaattaagcCCATCACCAATCAACGTTTAATTGAAGAATTCTCTGTGCGCAATGAAGAGGTTATGTTTTTCTCCAAATTCGCTTGTCAAGTGTTGCAAGCTTTGTGGGCGCAGAATGCCAAAGTGAAAATGGCCAACCGCTTGCACTACAACTGTCCGCTGCCACTACCATATCCCGACATGGAAAAGGAACCCACTGAATTACGCTCCTGGAATAGTCTACTAAAGCGTGCAAAGTGCATGGCGCAGAGCATAGACGAGCTGTTGCGCATAAATCGTGAATTTACGGAGCAAGAATTGCATGATTTGACAAATGAGAAAATGAATCATGAATTGTGTTAG